From Caldicellulosiruptoraceae bacterium PP1:
ATTTCATCATTATATATTTAAATTATAGCAAAACATTATTTAAATAGATTAATATAGTTCATTTTGTAGCAAAATTAATAGAAAACATCTACTGTAAATGCAATTTTTGAATAATTGTAAATTCAGTGAAAAACATTAAAAAAGAGGCTGAATCACTATTTATTTGGCAGCCTCTTTAATTAATTTATATTAACTTTTTAATTAATGGTAATTATTATTCTGACTTAGCCCACAGATTACAATATAACCTCTCTATTTGTCCTTTTGAATTTTTCAATCTTTCTAAAGATTTCTTATCGCCTGATAGATAATCTAACATTAGTTTACCTTCATTAGAGCATAATTTATCATGTTTAGGTAATATTTCTCTTAATAAGAATAATGAATATTTTACTAATCTAAATGGACCATAAACTCTAACTGTTTCACCTGGAAGAGCTTCAACAGCCACACTATTTAAGTTTTTGATATTATTTATAATACTTTCTTGCTGTAAATTTTGAGAAAATACAATAGTATAATACCACCCAAAAAGATTTCCATTTTGACACCCATGTGAATCACTTACTCCAACAATAGGAATACTTTTCCCTTTTGATCTCTCTTCATAGTATCTAGCAACTTGCAATATATTACTATTTGCTTCACTTTTATAATATCCACCTATGAGTTCAAGAGCATCATATGGCTGATTTTCTAACATATATGATATAACAGTATCAGAAATATAATATCCTTCATTAACAAGCCAATATGGATGGCAGAATATACCAAGGCCATTTGCTTTTCTTATTTTATCAAAAACCCACAGACATGATGCACATTGATATTTTGCATCCTCGTCATGTATTTCTGGTAATCTTTCTTTTATCTTGTTTACTTCTTCATAGTATTTTTCTTTATTATTAATCATTTCTTCATTTATACTAAAATTACCGCCAAAGTTTATTATATGAACTGGGTTATTTTCTGGGTGTACTTCTTCACCAAGACATATCAAAAAATCTAAATCTAAATCTTTAAAATAGTTCTGTGCTTGAACTGAAGGTGCATACAAACCATGATCTGTTATAGCCATAAAATCTAAACCTATTTTTCTGCATGAAGCTGCTACAAATTCAGGTGATTCTTGTCCATCTGAATAATATGAATGCATATGTAAATCACCTTTATAAGGTCTTAAATCAAATAAATCTTTATGTAAAGAATATACATTAACCTTTAAGAAAGAATGATTAGAGTCCTTTTCTCTTATCTCAATAATATGTTCCTGTTCACTTTTAAAAAATTGATTTATTGAAAGTATATTATTATTAGCTTTTATAGTCCTTTTTTCTGCATACCTATATTCACCTAAAGGAGAATATCTTTCTAAAGGATAATAATAAATATCAAATTCCTTACTGTCTTTTATAAATCCTTGATTATATTTATCTTTTATAAATATGTTAGAATATTTATCTGCTAAAACTATTTTTGGCCATACTTCAAAGTTATCAATAAAGCTCATAATAGCTTTCCTCCTTAAAATAATTAATTAGTTTAATAAATTAATTATACTATAATTATATAATACTATAAGTAATATTTATATATTGACATTTAAATTTTGTTATTTTATTATTTAATTAATTTAATTAATTATATTAGGTGGAAAGTTAATGAAGCAGTATGTTGCATCTCATTTAAAAGATATGAATAGAAGAACAGTATATCAGATTTTTGAAGAAAAAGAAACACTTTCTCGAGCTGAAGTTTCCAGAATAACAGGAATTTCTGCACCAACAATATTAAAAATTACATCACATATGATGAAAAAAAATATATTATTCGAAATTGGAGAAGGTGAATCTGATTTAGGTAGGAAACCTTTACTTTTAAAATTTAATCCTGAAGCATCGTATACAATTGGAATAGATTTTCAAAATGAATATATTATTTTAGGTATAGTAGATCTAAAGGGTGAAATAAAAGGTATCAATAAAATTCAGATAAGCTCTAGTTTTATTGATATATTAAAATCAGATTTAAAATTCTATATTGAAAACTTGATAAAAGAATATAACATAGACATTTCAAAAATATTAAGTGTTGGTATTGGAATACCAGGGGTAGTAAACTCTGATGAATATATAATTAATGTCGCTCCAGCTATTGGCATAACTAAACAAGTAAATATAAGTCATGAAATAAAGTCTCTGTCAGATTACTTCAACCTACCCATTTATATAGAAAATGATGTTAATGCTGCTGCAGTTGGAGAATTTAATTTAAGAAATAAAAATTCTTATAATCATCTTGTATACCTTACTATAGGTAATGGTGTAGGTGCTGGAATAATACTAAACAAATCATTGTATAAAGGCACTAGATATGCTGCTGGTGAAGTTGGTTATATGATTTTTGATAAGAATTCGCAAACTGTTAAAGAAGACAGAGGTTGGTTAGAAAAACAAATTGATTTTAATACAGTATGTAATCTATCTGTTAATGAATCTCATAACAACCAAATACAGATAATTTTAGATCAGGTTACATCATATACAGCTTTATGTATTGCTAATATAGCTTCAGTGCTTGATATTGAAACATTTATTGTTGGCGGGGATCTTCCTAATATGTTAAAAAAACCTTTCTTTAATAAATTAGAAGAATATACTAATAAATTCTGTTTGAATAATATATTAATTGAAAGGCAAAAATCAGATTTTCCTACATTAGTTGGTGTTGCTACAATTGCTCGAATTAATTCAATTGATATTTTATTAGCAGATTAATAAAAAATTGAGGTGTTATTTTTGAACATTGATTTAATTAATAGTATAGTAGACAAACTAAAGTATAATAAAGACATTTTAAAACAATTTAATGTAACTTTAGGCTTTGATGGTTTTATTGATGTTATTTTGCGTCCAATTAAAAAAGGAAATAGCTTAAAAGTTGAAAATTATTTTTCAGAGATTAGCGAATTAGGACACTATTTATTATATCATTCAGGTAAAAGTTGTTCTATTGAGCTCAAAGAGTTTAGCTCAAAAATTGGTGGAAATACTGCAATATTTGGAAATGCATTATATGAATTGGGCACAAATGTTACTTGTATAGGTGCATTTGGATATCCAGAAATTCACCCTCAATTTTTAGAACTTGCTTCAAAATGTAACCTTGTATCAGTAGAAAACCCTGGTACAAGCTTAGCACTTGAATTTTTGGATGGTAAAGTAATGTTAGCAATGAATAATGGTATAAATAATCTTAGTTGGGATTTAATTGAGGATAGAGTTGGAACTGATAAATTAAAATCATATTATGGAAAAAGTGATCTTATTTGCCTTTTAAATTGGGGTGAATTGCCTTTTTCAACAGATATATGGAATAATCTTTATGAAAACATTTTAGCTCATATTAATAATAATAAATACATTTTTATTGATTTTTCTAATTTCAGTAGAAAGAACAAAAATCAAGTAAGAGATCTTATAAAGGTTATATCAAAGTTACACAAAAAGTTTAATGTAATCATTAGCTTAAATGAAAACGAACTTAAAGATTTATGTAATGCTTTAGATATTGATAGGAGACAATCTCTTGAAGAAATAGCAAGCAAGATTATGGATACTTTAGGAGTCTACTGCTTATTATTTCATTTTTATAAAGATTGTATGGTCTTTAGCAATAGATATTTCGTAAAGTTTGATAATTTAATTATAGAAAATCCAAGCATAACTACAGGTGGAGGAGATAATTTTAACGCTGGCTTTTGTATTGCTTTACTCTTGGGTTTAAATTTATCTGAATGCCTATTAGTAGCCTCACTCACTGCAAGTTTTTATGTAAAAAATGGTTATAGTCCGAGTTTAGATGATTTAGTAAGCTTCATACAAAATGAAATATTAATATAAGCAATTATTTAATTAAGTTAATAAATATATTTAAGAAAGGATGTTTATTATGAAAACTCCAAAGATAGTTTTTATTGGTGCTGGAAGTATGTCTTTTGGTATGTCAACTTTTAGAGATATTTTTACTGAACCAATGTTAGCTGGTGCAACTTTATCACTTGTTGATATTGATCCTGTTAATTTAGAGAGAATGTACAATTTAGCTGTAAAAATGAATGAAGTTACAGGTATGGGAATTAAAATTGAAAAAACAACAGAAAGAAGAGATGTTTTAAAAGGAGCTAACTTTGTAATCAATAGCATAGCTATTGAACGTTGCGAACTTTGGAAGCATGACTTTTTTGTTCCTAAAAAATATGGTATTAGACACTGTTTAGGAGAAAACGGTGGACCTGGAGCTTTGTTTTTTGGTATGAGAACCATCCCTGTTATTATGGACATTGTAAAAGATATGGAAGAATTGTGCCCTGATGCATACTTTTTAAACTTTTCAAATCCTGAAACAAGAATAGTATTAGCAGTTAATAAGTATTCCAAAATAAAATGCATTGGCCTTTGTCATGGAATATTTATGGCACAACACGATATTGCAAAGATATTAGGACGTCCTGCTGAAAGTATTGAAGTACTTGGTGCAGGTATGAATCACTTCCAGTGGATTTTAGAGATTAGAGATAAAGAAACTGGAGAAGATCTATATCCATTGTTTAGAGAAAAAGAAAAAACATTTGATCCAAAATTTAATCCTTATTCAAGAAGGATATTCAGATACTTTGGCTATTATCCAACACCTTCTGATGATCACCTTGGAGAGTATCAAGCTTATGGTTATGAAGCAGGAGAACATGGTTATAATTTCGAATGGGATGCACAGGAAAGAATTAGGATGGCTGAAGAGATTGCAAAAATAATATCTGGCGAATTAGATGTAAAACCTATTCTAACAAAATCAGGAGAAAAAGCAGTTGAAGTTATAACATCTATTTTCTTTAATAAAAGAAGATTTATTGAGTCAGCAATTGTATACAATGATGGCTGTATCACAAACCTACCTGATGATATTGCTGTTGAAGTACCAATTATTACAGATGCTACTGGAATTCATAAGATGCACATAGGTGAACTACCATTGGCTATTAAAAGTCTTTTAAATATGCAGGTTGGGCCCCAACAGTTGTCAGTTGAAGCAGCAGTTCAGGGATCTAAAGAGATTGCTTTACAAGCTCTATTGTGTGACCCTGTTATAAATAGTATTGATGCTGCAATAAAAACTCTTGATGAACTTTGGGAGATTAATAAAGCATATATAAGAAATTGTATATAATTGATTACTTTTAATGAAAGGCGGAAAATTTGTGGACATAAAGATTTTTGAAAGTTATCATGAACTATCAAAACAAATAGCAATAATAATTGCAAATATAGTGAAAAATAAACCAAATGCTATCCTCTGCCTGGCTGCTGGGCATACATCATTAGGAATATTTGAAGAAATGATAAAATTATCCAATGAAGGTTATGTTTCATTTGATAAATGCATCTTTGTAAGCCTTGATGAATGGGCTGGATTAGGCAAAGGTGATGATGGCAGTTGTATTGACTTTATGTATAATAATCTTTTTATACCGTTGAAAATTAACAATGAAAATATTGTCTTTTATGATGGTAAAGCAAATCTTCAAAATGAATGCAACAAGATTGATAGCTATTTAAAAGATAACGGCCCTATCGATTTTATGCTCTTAGGATTAGGAATGAATGGGCATATTGGATTAAATGAGCCGGGTGTTTCATTTGATAAATATTCTCATATTGTCGAATTAGACAACACAACTAAAATTGTTGGACAGAAATATTTCAATAAAGAAACTACTCTGTCTTATGGTATAACAATGGGTTTTCTTCATATTAAAGAAGCAAAACAAGTTATTTTAGCAGTTAGCTCAAAAAATAAGGCTGAAATTGTAAAGAAGCTTTTAGATTCGGAACCTAATTTCCTCCTCCCTGCTAGCTATTTAAAAAATCTATCTAACTGCTCTTTGTATCTTGATAAAGATGCTGCAATGTTAATTTAATTATCCCTCAGGCTGGTTCCAAAATGGATCCAGTCTTTTTTGTTAAAATATTTTATAAATTACTTAACTAAATGATATAATTAACTTTAATACTTGCAAAAAGTTGAGGGGGCATTTGCTTTGCCTGAAATTGTTAAAGAAGATTTATTCTTATTAAATGATTTTCCTTTTTCACTTTATGAATTATATCCAGAAAATAGCGATGTACCTAACTATCATTTTCATGATTACTTTGAGATAAATTATATAAAATCAGGTCATGGACTTTATTATATTAAAGATAAAAAATACTTTATTTTACCAGGTGATATTTTTATCATAAATAGTTCTGACCCTCATTTCGCATGGAGTGCAGGAGATTTAAATATACTTGCGTTGGTATTCCCTTCATCATTTATATGGGGTGGAAACCAAGATTTATATAATAATGAGTATCTGAAACCATTTTACATAAGTAGCCAAGGAGCCTTCAATAAAATTAGTTATGATGATGATATTGCAATTAAAACTGTTGAGATTATCAAGGAAATTGAAAATGAATATTATACAAAAGAAAAAGGCTATAAACCGATGATAAAAGCTTTATTGCTCCAACTCTTGTCCTATTTTATTAGATATTATAGAAAAAATAATATTAATGCTAATATTGAACTTCATAAAGAAAACTATGAAAAAATCAAGAAGGCATTAGATCATATGCAAAATAATTATAATCATCCTATTCA
This genomic window contains:
- a CDS encoding AraC family transcriptional regulator, translated to MPEIVKEDLFLLNDFPFSLYELYPENSDVPNYHFHDYFEINYIKSGHGLYYIKDKKYFILPGDIFIINSSDPHFAWSAGDLNILALVFPSSFIWGGNQDLYNNEYLKPFYISSQGAFNKISYDDDIAIKTVEIIKEIENEYYTKEKGYKPMIKALLLQLLSYFIRYYRKNNINANIELHKENYEKIKKALDHMQNNYNHPIHVEQLSKICNLSKSHFCYIFKTTMGLTPLDYLTKLRIQKALELLGNSNLSVTEIAYEVGFNSVTSFNISFKKWTGITPTECRK
- a CDS encoding PHP domain-containing protein; translation: MSFIDNFEVWPKIVLADKYSNIFIKDKYNQGFIKDSKEFDIYYYPLERYSPLGEYRYAEKRTIKANNNILSINQFFKSEQEHIIEIREKDSNHSFLKVNVYSLHKDLFDLRPYKGDLHMHSYYSDGQESPEFVAASCRKIGLDFMAITDHGLYAPSVQAQNYFKDLDLDFLICLGEEVHPENNPVHIINFGGNFSINEEMINNKEKYYEEVNKIKERLPEIHDEDAKYQCASCLWVFDKIRKANGLGIFCHPYWLVNEGYYISDTVISYMLENQPYDALELIGGYYKSEANSNILQVARYYEERSKGKSIPIVGVSDSHGCQNGNLFGWYYTIVFSQNLQQESIINNIKNLNSVAVEALPGETVRVYGPFRLVKYSLFLLREILPKHDKLCSNEGKLMLDYLSGDKKSLERLKNSKGQIERLYCNLWAKSE
- a CDS encoding PfkB family carbohydrate kinase, producing the protein MNIDLINSIVDKLKYNKDILKQFNVTLGFDGFIDVILRPIKKGNSLKVENYFSEISELGHYLLYHSGKSCSIELKEFSSKIGGNTAIFGNALYELGTNVTCIGAFGYPEIHPQFLELASKCNLVSVENPGTSLALEFLDGKVMLAMNNGINNLSWDLIEDRVGTDKLKSYYGKSDLICLLNWGELPFSTDIWNNLYENILAHINNNKYIFIDFSNFSRKNKNQVRDLIKVISKLHKKFNVIISLNENELKDLCNALDIDRRQSLEEIASKIMDTLGVYCLLFHFYKDCMVFSNRYFVKFDNLIIENPSITTGGGDNFNAGFCIALLLGLNLSECLLVASLTASFYVKNGYSPSLDDLVSFIQNEILI
- a CDS encoding ROK family protein; this translates as MKQYVASHLKDMNRRTVYQIFEEKETLSRAEVSRITGISAPTILKITSHMMKKNILFEIGEGESDLGRKPLLLKFNPEASYTIGIDFQNEYIILGIVDLKGEIKGINKIQISSSFIDILKSDLKFYIENLIKEYNIDISKILSVGIGIPGVVNSDEYIINVAPAIGITKQVNISHEIKSLSDYFNLPIYIENDVNAAAVGEFNLRNKNSYNHLVYLTIGNGVGAGIILNKSLYKGTRYAAGEVGYMIFDKNSQTVKEDRGWLEKQIDFNTVCNLSVNESHNNQIQIILDQVTSYTALCIANIASVLDIETFIVGGDLPNMLKKPFFNKLEEYTNKFCLNNILIERQKSDFPTLVGVATIARINSIDILLAD
- a CDS encoding glucosamine-6-phosphate deaminase — translated: MDIKIFESYHELSKQIAIIIANIVKNKPNAILCLAAGHTSLGIFEEMIKLSNEGYVSFDKCIFVSLDEWAGLGKGDDGSCIDFMYNNLFIPLKINNENIVFYDGKANLQNECNKIDSYLKDNGPIDFMLLGLGMNGHIGLNEPGVSFDKYSHIVELDNTTKIVGQKYFNKETTLSYGITMGFLHIKEAKQVILAVSSKNKAEIVKKLLDSEPNFLLPASYLKNLSNCSLYLDKDAAMLI
- a CDS encoding alpha-glucosidase/alpha-galactosidase; amino-acid sequence: MKTPKIVFIGAGSMSFGMSTFRDIFTEPMLAGATLSLVDIDPVNLERMYNLAVKMNEVTGMGIKIEKTTERRDVLKGANFVINSIAIERCELWKHDFFVPKKYGIRHCLGENGGPGALFFGMRTIPVIMDIVKDMEELCPDAYFLNFSNPETRIVLAVNKYSKIKCIGLCHGIFMAQHDIAKILGRPAESIEVLGAGMNHFQWILEIRDKETGEDLYPLFREKEKTFDPKFNPYSRRIFRYFGYYPTPSDDHLGEYQAYGYEAGEHGYNFEWDAQERIRMAEEIAKIISGELDVKPILTKSGEKAVEVITSIFFNKRRFIESAIVYNDGCITNLPDDIAVEVPIITDATGIHKMHIGELPLAIKSLLNMQVGPQQLSVEAAVQGSKEIALQALLCDPVINSIDAAIKTLDELWEINKAYIRNCI